The following proteins are encoded in a genomic region of Chryseobacterium cucumeris:
- a CDS encoding SusC/RagA family TonB-linked outer membrane protein, with protein sequence MKKTILKVGLLQSLFFFGGLYAQSDSTKASKIDEIVVTAYGVKKEKKALGYSFQDVKGQTLVDAKENNVTNALAGKVAGLQVIKGSFGPGSSSKINLRGFNSFTGDNQPLIVVDGVPLSNSLGSKAKQNGKDSNNDFWNPDLDMGNGLSDINPDDIESLSVLKGGAASALYGSRGGNGVILITTKTGKRKGGLGITYSTSLGFENIFMKPDLQHSFAQGSNGLVNPQGTDNTTSWGPTFEGSNMTVHDNLKNFFKTGTNSQHTLSFQENIGEGSSLYTSANYLSSNSQIPNSKYERFNFMAKMNSNFGANKRWTTEVKAQYMSVKGTNRPSAGQGDGNYYPAILLMPQNVDIRDYREGQMQNGVTSRWITSNGINPYWTAYNALNADKKDRFLLNGYLKYQFNNWLSADVRLGTDFYSLNTDARVWTGSRRNNSYSTGQEKFYENNYIISLNAKKDDIVGKWGGSLSVYGQMMESRDKALYFSTQNLVIANVFSTSNTSDLASVTTTEVDMWKKINSVFAAAEINYDGYWFLNATARNDWSSTLNINNRSYFYSSVSTSLVLTDMLKKLNGTTLNALTFAKLRAAYAIVGNSLPPHSLYNTYIASTDPNGHIVLARNKILFNPDLHAEKLKTFEVGADMKFFDRVSLDVSYFNNNATDQLIAIPINPLSGYERMMINSGGLHNKGFEFVMNTDIFKKESFVWNVNSNFSTLKSNIDKIDGIVSKYPLSGFDNVAFFAEVGKPYGAIYGTKFLRVEDTSSPYYGKLIVDQNGLPQATPDQYYLGDQTPRALFGFTNSFVYKNIGLSFLIDGRIGGKFFSATQAALQANGLAADTAPGGKRDNMILDAVVEGNGGYTANTKEITQQDYWGAVTSGNLGITEQNIYDATNIRLRNIQLTYNFPKSIFQKLALQSAKVAFTANNVWMIYSKAKGIDPESVFAINSNATGFENLAFPTSRSYLFTITLGF encoded by the coding sequence ATGAAGAAAACCATTTTAAAGGTTGGGCTGCTCCAATCCTTATTCTTTTTCGGTGGATTGTATGCACAAAGTGATTCAACTAAAGCGTCAAAGATTGACGAAATAGTTGTTACAGCTTATGGTGTAAAAAAAGAAAAAAAAGCGCTGGGATATTCTTTCCAGGATGTGAAAGGACAAACCCTTGTCGACGCCAAAGAAAATAATGTTACCAATGCATTAGCAGGAAAAGTTGCCGGGTTACAAGTGATTAAAGGAAGTTTTGGACCAGGTTCTTCCTCCAAAATTAACCTGCGGGGGTTTAATTCTTTTACAGGAGATAATCAGCCTCTTATTGTGGTAGATGGAGTTCCGTTAAGTAATAGCTTAGGATCAAAGGCTAAGCAGAATGGAAAAGATTCTAATAACGATTTCTGGAATCCGGATCTTGATATGGGGAATGGTCTAAGTGATATCAATCCGGACGACATTGAAAGTCTTTCTGTTCTGAAAGGTGGTGCTGCTTCTGCTCTTTATGGCTCCAGAGGTGGAAACGGTGTTATTTTGATTACTACAAAAACGGGTAAAAGAAAAGGGGGATTAGGAATTACATATTCTACAAGCTTAGGTTTTGAAAATATTTTTATGAAACCTGATTTGCAGCATAGTTTCGCACAAGGAAGTAATGGTTTGGTCAATCCTCAAGGGACCGACAATACAACTTCCTGGGGACCGACTTTTGAAGGTTCAAATATGACAGTCCACGATAACTTAAAAAACTTTTTTAAGACAGGAACTAATTCTCAGCATACATTGAGCTTTCAGGAGAACATTGGTGAAGGATCGAGCTTGTACACTTCTGCTAATTATTTAAGCAGTAATAGCCAGATTCCGAACTCAAAATATGAGAGGTTCAATTTTATGGCGAAAATGAATTCTAATTTTGGGGCTAATAAAAGATGGACTACTGAGGTGAAAGCTCAATATATGAGTGTTAAAGGTACAAACAGACCCTCTGCAGGGCAAGGTGACGGGAATTACTACCCAGCAATCCTTCTGATGCCTCAAAATGTTGATATAAGAGATTATCGTGAGGGGCAGATGCAAAATGGAGTGACATCGCGCTGGATAACCTCTAATGGAATTAATCCCTATTGGACTGCTTATAATGCATTGAACGCTGATAAAAAAGACAGGTTTTTATTAAACGGTTATCTTAAATATCAATTTAATAACTGGCTGAGCGCAGATGTAAGATTAGGAACGGATTTCTATTCTTTAAATACGGATGCGAGAGTTTGGACGGGATCCAGACGTAATAATTCTTACTCTACCGGTCAGGAAAAGTTTTATGAAAATAATTATATCATAAGTCTTAATGCTAAAAAAGATGATATTGTTGGTAAATGGGGAGGATCGCTTTCTGTTTATGGACAGATGATGGAAAGCAGGGATAAAGCATTATATTTTTCCACACAAAATCTCGTTATTGCCAATGTTTTCAGTACGTCTAATACGAGTGATCTTGCTTCTGTTACAACAACCGAAGTTGATATGTGGAAAAAAATTAATTCAGTATTTGCTGCTGCTGAAATTAATTATGACGGATATTGGTTTCTGAATGCTACGGCAAGAAATGATTGGTCTTCTACTTTGAATATAAATAACAGGTCTTATTTTTATTCTTCTGTGAGTACTTCATTAGTTTTGACAGATATGCTGAAAAAATTAAATGGTACTACTTTAAATGCCTTAACATTTGCTAAGCTTCGCGCGGCCTACGCAATTGTGGGTAACTCTTTACCTCCTCACAGCTTGTACAATACATATATTGCTTCCACTGATCCAAACGGACATATTGTACTTGCAAGGAACAAGATACTTTTTAATCCGGATTTACATGCGGAAAAGCTTAAAACTTTTGAAGTTGGAGCAGACATGAAGTTTTTTGACAGAGTGTCTCTGGATGTAAGTTATTTTAATAATAATGCCACCGATCAGCTTATAGCCATTCCGATAAATCCACTTTCCGGATATGAAAGAATGATGATTAATTCAGGAGGGTTGCATAACAAAGGGTTTGAATTCGTAATGAATACGGATATCTTTAAGAAGGAAAGCTTTGTATGGAATGTTAATTCCAATTTTTCAACGTTAAAAAGCAACATCGATAAAATTGACGGGATTGTTTCAAAATATCCTTTATCAGGTTTTGATAACGTTGCTTTCTTCGCAGAAGTAGGAAAACCTTACGGAGCCATTTACGGAACAAAATTCTTAAGAGTAGAAGATACCAGCAGCCCTTATTACGGAAAATTGATTGTGGATCAAAACGGATTACCGCAGGCAACACCTGATCAATATTATTTAGGAGATCAAACCCCGAGAGCTTTGTTTGGCTTTACAAACAGCTTTGTTTATAAAAATATCGGACTTTCATTTTTAATTGACGGAAGAATCGGAGGTAAATTTTTCTCTGCAACACAAGCTGCATTACAAGCGAATGGACTTGCTGCAGACACCGCGCCCGGAGGAAAACGTGATAATATGATTTTGGATGCCGTAGTGGAGGGAAATGGCGGTTATACAGCAAATACAAAAGAAATTACTCAACAGGATTATTGGGGAGCTGTAACATCCGGAAACTTAGGAATTACAGAGCAAAACATTTATGATGCTACCAATATTCGTTTAAGAAATATTCAGCTGACTTATAATTTTCCTAAAAGTATTTTCCAAAAACTAGCCTTACAGAGTGCTAAAGTAGCTTTTACGGCCAATAACGTATGGATGATCTATAGTAAAGCTAAAGGAATCGACCCGGAATCTGTATTCGCAATTAATTCTAATGCTACAGGATTTGAAAACCTTGCTTTTCCTACTTCAAGATCTTACTTATTTACAATCACTTTAGGCTTTTAA
- a CDS encoding SusD/RagB family nutrient-binding outer membrane lipoprotein: MKKYILSFFTIGLLCTSCNDFEDINNNPFAVDANKAEPEYLLNNSILGAQQDPNIAERVFVLYWKTAARQHLTTGIAGGTYDDSWTSEYWKYISDWLNNANAAIQLANEKKAAGQGKPYYDNVIQVSRIWRAYLMSEFSDNFGPQPIHAFQGTNPTFNSEKEVYYFILEELKDAVAKMDTTQGVPSNANAYDMVYGFNWSQWVKYANSMRMRIAMRIAEVDPSKAKTEFEAAANSNMFIATSADNFKVAEKPGWDALTGVMSREWNSQILSATLNNLYIGLGGVNSTDQLPAAQHTQVKASDYIGIKYDQQFTTMTNDPSAGYWLDGLPNKIDPRAYKTFYIPGDLTSPVYSLYPTYTNQATTNHGDLTFEDNSKITVNTVNTWNAYTIGNWGVKGQRNGLRNVVGCMPALGKQYRESKNARIFFASWETYFLLAEAALKGWTVPMSDEAAYNKGIQESFVYNGVSQFYGQYIASTDYNRDGTSVSYSHITEPGASHTMKYKDPVTGNLVSVEIKYPVNTIYKNGSVKNDKLTKIITQKYIANMPWLPLESWNDQRRLGLPFFENPAIEAPLPNLPNLSSGNYMTNSIQNFPQRLRYPSTFRNTDQSGYDKAVQLLGGTDAVLTPLWWAKH, from the coding sequence ATGAAAAAATATATCTTATCATTTTTTACGATTGGTTTACTATGTACTTCATGCAATGATTTTGAAGACATTAATAATAACCCGTTTGCCGTAGACGCTAATAAGGCAGAACCCGAATATTTATTAAATAACTCAATTCTCGGTGCCCAGCAGGATCCTAATATTGCAGAACGTGTTTTTGTTTTATACTGGAAAACGGCAGCAAGACAGCATTTGACAACCGGAATTGCAGGTGGAACTTACGATGATTCCTGGACTTCCGAATACTGGAAATACATTTCAGATTGGCTGAATAATGCGAATGCGGCCATTCAGTTGGCTAATGAAAAAAAGGCGGCCGGGCAGGGAAAACCTTATTATGATAATGTCATTCAGGTTTCCAGAATCTGGAGAGCTTATTTAATGAGTGAATTTTCGGATAATTTCGGACCTCAACCTATTCACGCTTTTCAGGGAACGAATCCTACTTTTAATTCTGAAAAAGAAGTGTATTATTTTATTTTGGAAGAATTGAAAGATGCAGTCGCCAAAATGGACACAACCCAGGGAGTACCATCCAATGCAAATGCCTATGATATGGTGTATGGGTTTAATTGGAGTCAATGGGTCAAATATGCCAACTCTATGAGGATGAGAATTGCCATGAGAATCGCCGAAGTAGATCCTTCAAAAGCAAAAACAGAATTTGAAGCAGCGGCAAATTCAAATATGTTTATCGCTACAAGTGCAGATAATTTTAAAGTTGCTGAAAAACCGGGATGGGATGCGCTAACAGGTGTAATGTCCAGAGAATGGAACTCTCAGATTTTATCAGCAACCCTTAATAATTTATACATTGGCCTGGGAGGAGTAAATTCTACAGACCAATTACCAGCAGCTCAACACACACAGGTAAAAGCATCTGATTATATTGGTATAAAATATGATCAACAGTTCACTACAATGACTAACGACCCAAGTGCAGGATACTGGCTGGACGGATTACCTAATAAAATCGATCCGAGAGCCTATAAAACATTCTATATTCCGGGGGATCTTACAAGCCCGGTTTACTCATTGTATCCCACGTATACCAATCAGGCAACTACCAATCACGGAGATCTTACGTTTGAAGACAATTCTAAAATAACAGTAAATACCGTAAATACCTGGAACGCCTATACCATTGGAAACTGGGGCGTAAAAGGACAGAGAAACGGCTTGAGAAATGTAGTAGGATGTATGCCGGCTTTAGGTAAGCAGTACAGGGAAAGTAAGAATGCAAGAATATTTTTTGCAAGCTGGGAAACCTATTTCCTTCTGGCAGAAGCTGCATTGAAAGGCTGGACAGTTCCAATGAGTGATGAAGCTGCATATAATAAAGGAATTCAGGAAAGTTTTGTTTATAATGGAGTTTCACAATTCTATGGTCAATATATTGCTTCAACGGATTATAACCGTGACGGTACTTCTGTTTCTTATAGTCATATTACAGAACCGGGAGCAAGCCATACCATGAAATATAAAGATCCTGTAACCGGGAACTTGGTTTCTGTTGAAATTAAATATCCTGTGAATACCATTTATAAGAACGGATCGGTAAAGAATGATAAACTGACAAAGATTATTACCCAGAAATATATTGCCAATATGCCTTGGTTACCGTTAGAATCCTGGAATGATCAGAGAAGACTTGGGCTGCCATTTTTTGAAAACCCTGCCATTGAAGCTCCATTGCCCAACCTTCCTAATCTGAGCTCAGGGAACTATATGACGAATTCTATTCAGAACTTCCCTCAGAGATTAAGATATCCAAGTACTTTCAGAAATACTGATCAGTCTGGATATGATAAAGCTGTGCAATTACTTGGTGGTACGGATGCTGTACTGACTCCTCTTTGGTGGGCCAAACATTAA